The genomic stretch GCTCTAAGGCCCCTAAACCGTGGCTTTCCAGCTCGGCGTCTAGCTCACGCAGGCGTGGACCATCGTTCCATAGAATGCGGGTGTGCTGGGGAAGACGAGAGAAGAATTCGCGGGCATATAGGAATTGCTCACGGTCTGCCCGGTCCAGGCCGATCACAATCTCATTGAGATAAGGCACTTTCACCAGCTCATCGACAATGGCCGAAAGCGCTGGGCCTTCCAACTCGGAAAATAGCGACGGGAGTATCAACCCCATCGGACGACGCTTGGCAAACTGGCCTAGCTCCTGCTCTAGCGCCTCCACCGGACGGCGAGTGAGGTTGTGGAAATCGGTAATGACGCCATTCTGATGAAAATCACTCATACGCTGATCCCTCGTTGATTAGGCCGTAACGGACGCTTGGGTAGGTGCCGACGCTAATCGGCGGTCGTCTCGCCCCCACCAGTGGGCCACCCCCTCGGCCCAGCCTGTCGGCCCGGTTTCCTGAGTGCGATATAGCGCTGTATTCGTCGGCGTGACGGTCAAGTCGTGGCACCCTTTGATCACGACGGCCCGATCAACGGCATCGAGCATGGATATATCGTTCGGGCCGTCACCTAGTCCTAATGAGAGCGGCTCACGGCCACGCAACGCGGTAAAGCGTTTGATGAGCCAATCAACGGCGCTGCCCTTATCCGAGGCTTTCCCCATCACATGCCAAAAGCGTCCGCCTTGGGTGAGCATCAAGCCATCGCCTTTCAGCGCTAACCGGAAATTGGCCAGCGCAGCCTCGTCGTCTTCCCAAATAAGCGGCTCGCTGCCTTCACGCTGCCGGGCCGCTTTGGCGCGGGTTTCGTCTAAACCGGTGAGCGACATCACAGCCGCCATATCCAGTTCGCTCATCCGGGTAAAGCGCACGCCCAAACGCTTGCGCCAGACGTTCAGCCGTGCACGGATAAACCCCACGTCCACACCGGTGTGTTTCACGACAACGCCGTCCAGCCCGCTGCCAGGGCGATCTAACCGGGCGTGACACCAGCCCGGAGGCAGGCCAATCACAGCGCCGTTTTCCGCCACGAACGGCGTCGCCGTCAGGCCTAGTGCTTCACGCAGGGAGATCAGCTCGGCGCGGGTTTTACTGGTGACCGGGATCACGGGCACGCCCAGCTGTTTTAGGCGCGCCAACCAAGGCGCGGCAGGAGAGAAGTCGTAACTGTGGTGATCGAGCAGCGACCCATCTAAGTCGGTGACCACCAAGCGCGGCTGAAGGGCCGGGTCGGGGCTTCCTGGCGGCTGCTGGGTAAGGCTCGCCCCCTCAGAGTGGGCGGCTGTCGTGCGGGTGTGTTCGGTCATGACACCACCTTATTGCGTTCTTGAAAGCCGTTACGCGGACGTCGTTCTTAGATAAGCAATAAAGCAGAATGCATGCCAATAGCATTTAGATAATAAAAATCAAACGCTTGAAAAAAATCACGGTGCCATAACGACGGTAAGCACCAAAACAGGGCACCTAAAGTGCACCAGTACAGTGCGGGAAGAGGCTCGTAATAAAACGGCCCCGGAAGACATCTGCAAAAAAGTTGCACAAAGCCTTGGCAAACGCTCACAAATAGCTATACTCGAATTGTACCCACTGACAACCTTGTACACCCCCTCACCTGATGTCAGTGGGCTGCAGTGAGCCAAGCCCTTTCATGCCCGCCTCCCCCGGCGGGCTTTTTTTGACCACACTGCTACTCCACGTGAATCACTACCTCGACGCGGCGATTGCGTGCCCGCCCTTCTGCCGTGCTGTTATCTTCCAACGGCTGCGTCGCCGCAAGCCCCACGGCCCGCAGCCGCTCAGGCGCAACACCGGCCGCTTCCAAGGCTTCGACAATGGCAATCGCACGGGCGCTAGAGAGCGCCCAGTTCGAGGAGAACTCTGGGGTATTAATGGTCTGGCTATCGGAGTGGCCCTCAACCCACACTTCACCGTCATAGCGCTGAATCGTCTCCAGCAGGCTACCTACCAGCGATGAGCCGCCTTGTGTCAGCTCTGCCGTCGCCGAGGGGAAAAGCAGCCTGTCCTGCACGCGTAGGCTGATCCCTTCGGCCACCCGGGAGACTTCGACACCCTCCAAGTTGGGCAAATAGGGGGACGCCTCTACCCGCTCGGCCAAGTTTTCCGTGAGTGCTAGAGCGCTACTGATGGCCTCGTCGCTGACCTCTTGTACATTCACGGGGGGGCGATCCGTGAGAAGTACCATGTAATCCGCTAAGGGAAGCGGCGCTGGCGGATCCTCTTCCCGCACCAGAGGCGTGGGCAGCCTCGTCGTTGACGACGAAGGCGCAGACGCCAACGCGGCTTGCAGGGTGTCGATGAGCGACGCTACCCGCGTAGGCTCTGATGGTGATGCAGAGTTCACCGCCTCTTCCGGCAGCGCCAGTAACGGCGGCACGCTGGGCACCACCTCGGCTCGCGGGGGCAGCCCTGCCACGCCCAAGGCGGCGCTGATCGCCATGGGGCTGAGCTCACCAGGCACCACCACTGGCATTGGGGAGCGCGGTGGGCGACGCTCATCCAGTAAGGCAGGCAGCGGCACTTCCAGCGGTGTCGCCAGGCCTGTGCTCGTGTCCACTTCCGCGTCATCGGGGGTCCAGTCGGGGCTTGTGACCCCGGCAGCCGCAATAATGATGACGAATAGGGCGACCAGCAGCGTCATAATATCGATATAGCTGATCATCCAGCCGCTGTTGCTATCGTCCTCAGGGTACGTCGACATCAGGGAGTCATGACGTGGGCCGCTGCGGTGGTCCTCAAGCATGGGAGTGATTACTCATTCAAGTTTCTAACCTCGTGGCCGATCTATGCTAAGCATGGCAAACTAGTCTATCAAAAAGCCGATTAGTAGCGATAAGGAACTACCAGGTGCGCACTCGTCCTATGTCACACCCCATTGTCGATTTTTTACGCCCCGTTGGCCTGGGACTTGCGAGCCTGATGCTCAGCGGCTGTTTTTACGCCAGCACTTCTCAGGCCCCCATTGCCACAACATACCCCTACACGGAACAGCAAAAAATGCAGGCCGCCCAGCATTGGGAAGTGCTTGCTCAGCATGAAGCCGCCGGCATCCTATCCAGCGAGCGGGTGCGCTTTCGTGACCTACACATTGCGGCGCCGGAACATGAGCAGTACGGCTCATATTACAGCGGCGGGGAATTCGAGCGTGGTTTTAGAACACTGTTGACCAGCGAGCTAGTATCCGGTGGTGGCAGCGTGACGACTCAGCCTCGCGCTAACGGCGCCACCATCCAAATCGACGTGGAAGTGGTCGAACACCGGGATCGCGGCTATACGCGCCCCCCTTCGGCGCTTACACCGCCTTGGCGAGTGGCATCGCGGTGGCCAGTATCCCGTTGGGCAACTGGAGCGAGCCAGCATTGGCACTCATTCCGGCGGCCATGGTGGCCGACACTACCAACGGTAGCTGGACAGCCAAGGGTAATGAAGAAATCATCATCACCACACAGATAGTGGAACAGGATCAAATCCTCTACTCTTCCTCCAATATCTATTACATTAATTCGGGTGATCGTCGCCAATATGCCCCGCACCGGGTCCCTAGAACCCCCACGACCCCGACTGTTTCTATCACTGATACTTGGTAATGTTTATGTCTTTACGTTCGATTTTTGCATTAACGTCGGTGCGCCTGTTTCGCGCTGACGTTTTGGCTGCACTTTGCATGACGTTACTGCTGACGGGCTGCGCTAACTTGGGCAACAACGCTCAGCCTCAAGAACCAGAACCTGACCTGTCAGAGCTCGCCCATGAAGCGGCAGAGCAGATGGTGATGAACAACCCCGACTTGACCCGCTACAGCCCGATGATTGCGGCCACCTTTGTCAGTATCGACAACCTCAGCCAATCCTCGACCTTTGGTCGGATCAGTTCTGAGATCATGGCCTCGGCCCTGGCCCAACAGGGTATGCAGGTTCGCGAAGTCAAAATGCGCGATAGCATGTTTATCGAAGAGAGCGTGGGGGAGTTGATTCTATCCCGCCAAGTTCAGCGGCTAAGCTCTCAGCACAATGCACGTTCTATCCTGATGGGTACCTATGCCCAAGGTCAGGACTATTTATACGTGAGCGTTCGTGTCGTTCGCGCTGGCGATGCCATGGTATTGGGAAGTGCAGACTTCCAATTGCCATTGGATAATAATATGCGCAGCCTGTTAGAGGCTCAGGGCGGCTGGTAATACCCCGCTCTTACACCACTGACGTACTGAAAGCCTAGCCAACACGCTAGGCTTTTCATTTGCTCATCGAAAGGACGACCATGTCTTCACGTCGCCGTACCCGCCAGCCCCATATCGTGGCCGTCAGCCGGGTGATCAAACTGTTGGCCAACATTACGAAAGTATTGAGCTATGGATTTCACGCCCTCTTTCCCAACAAGCGTTTTACGCTGCCAGAACGCGCAGCCCCCTGGCTGCCCGCCAAGCAAGAGACCGTCATCCCTCGTATTATTTGGCAAACCAACTTTACCAATAAGGTGACGCTGCCGGTTTATCTCAATTATCTTTTCAATCGTCTGATGGCGCCGCGCTTTGAGTATCGTTTCATGATCACCCAAGCGCGCCAGGACTTCATTAAACAAAACTTCGATCCTGCGTGGCTCGAGAGCTACGATAAATTGCAGATTGGTGCCGCTCAGGCCGATTTTTGGCGACTATTGGCGCTTTATCAACATGGTGGCGTTTACCTGGACATCGACGCCCATGCCATCTGGCCATTAGGCCGGGTAGTACCCGCAGATATCGACGAGTTGTATGTGACGACCCGCAAAGGAGAACTAAGCAACTACTTTATTGCCAGTCGTCCCGGTAACCCCAACCTGCTTAAATTGATTGAGCAGGTCCATCACAACATCGTAGAGAATCAGCTTACTAACGTGTTTGAGCTGACGGGGCCGGGCGTTTTCATCAAGCTATTGGATCAAGCTCACGTGCCCACGGTCTCCTACCGTCATGCTTGTAACCAGGGCAGTTTTACCAATGAACACTTCCAATATATTGATAAGAAAGCGGGCAAGTGGACCAAGGAACAGCAAAAGGTGAGCATCATTCGCCAAGACTCGCCCAAGCCCTAGTTAACTCCCCTCAAATAAAAAGCGCTAGCCCAAAGGGCTAGCGCTTTTTTCACACGCGGGTAACGCCGTGTTTATTTATACACCGGGAAACGCCCACAGACGTCAGCGACTTTATCGAGCACTTGGGCTTCAACGCTGCTGGTGTCTTCGCCTTTGGCCAGTACATCGAGGATATCGCAAATCCAGCCTGCCAGCTGCGCACACTCTTCTTCACCAAAGCCGCGCGTGGTGACGGCCGGGGTGCCGATACGCAGGCCTGAGGTGACAAACGGGCTTTGCGGGTCGTTCGGTACAGCGTTTTTGTTGACGGTGATGTGGGCGCGGCCAAGGGCAGCATCCGCATCTTTACCGGTCACGCCCTGCTTGATCAGTGACAGCAGGAACAGGTGGTCTTCCGTACCACCAGATACGATGTCGTAACCGCGGTCGATAAAGACTTTCGCCATGGCTTGGGCGTTCTTAACCACCTGTTGCTGGTAAGTTTTGAACTCGGGCTCCATCGCTTCTTTGAAGCAGATCGCTTTGGCAGCAATGACGTGCATCAGCGGGCCGCCCTGACCACCGGGGAAGACCGCCGACTGCAGCTTCTTCTCAATGTCCGGATTGTTCTCTGCCGAGAGAATCACGCCGCTACGCGGGCCGCGCAGGGTTTTGTGCGTTGTGGAGGTCACCACATGAGCGTGGGGCAGCGGGCTGGGGTAAACGCCA from Halomonas meridiana encodes the following:
- a CDS encoding mannosyl-3-phosphoglycerate phosphatase, translated to MTEHTRTTAAHSEGASLTQQPPGSPDPALQPRLVVTDLDGSLLDHHSYDFSPAAPWLARLKQLGVPVIPVTSKTRAELISLREALGLTATPFVAENGAVIGLPPGWCHARLDRPGSGLDGVVVKHTGVDVGFIRARLNVWRKRLGVRFTRMSELDMAAVMSLTGLDETRAKAARQREGSEPLIWEDDEAALANFRLALKGDGLMLTQGGRFWHVMGKASDKGSAVDWLIKRFTALRGREPLSLGLGDGPNDISMLDAVDRAVVIKGCHDLTVTPTNTALYRTQETGPTGWAEGVAHWWGRDDRRLASAPTQASVTA
- a CDS encoding glycosyltransferase family 32 protein; translation: MSSRRRTRQPHIVAVSRVIKLLANITKVLSYGFHALFPNKRFTLPERAAPWLPAKQETVIPRIIWQTNFTNKVTLPVYLNYLFNRLMAPRFEYRFMITQARQDFIKQNFDPAWLESYDKLQIGAAQADFWRLLALYQHGGVYLDIDAHAIWPLGRVVPADIDELYVTTRKGELSNYFIASRPGNPNLLKLIEQVHHNIVENQLTNVFELTGPGVFIKLLDQAHVPTVSYRHACNQGSFTNEHFQYIDKKAGKWTKEQQKVSIIRQDSPKP
- the glyA gene encoding serine hydroxymethyltransferase, which translates into the protein MFSRDMTIAGFDDALFDAMQKEVARQEAHIELIASENYASPRVLEAQGSQLTNKYAEGYPGKRYYGGCEFVDIAENLAIDYAKQLFGATYVNVQPHSGSQANSAVFQALVTPGDTILGMSLDAGGHLTHGAKPNFSGKHYNAIQYGLNEQGLIDYDQVAELAREHKPKMIIAGFSAYSQIVDWAKFREIADEVGAYLLVDMAHVSGLVAAGVYPSPLPHAHVVTSTTHKTLRGPRSGVILSAENNPDIEKKLQSAVFPGGQGGPLMHVIAAKAICFKEAMEPEFKTYQQQVVKNAQAMAKVFIDRGYDIVSGGTEDHLFLLSLIKQGVTGKDADAALGRAHITVNKNAVPNDPQSPFVTSGLRIGTPAVTTRGFGEEECAQLAGWICDILDVLAKGEDTSSVEAQVLDKVADVCGRFPVYK
- a CDS encoding OmpA family protein, which encodes MLEDHRSGPRHDSLMSTYPEDDSNSGWMISYIDIMTLLVALFVIIIAAAGVTSPDWTPDDAEVDTSTGLATPLEVPLPALLDERRPPRSPMPVVVPGELSPMAISAALGVAGLPPRAEVVPSVPPLLALPEEAVNSASPSEPTRVASLIDTLQAALASAPSSSTTRLPTPLVREEDPPAPLPLADYMVLLTDRPPVNVQEVSDEAISSALALTENLAERVEASPYLPNLEGVEVSRVAEGISLRVQDRLLFPSATAELTQGGSSLVGSLLETIQRYDGEVWVEGHSDSQTINTPEFSSNWALSSARAIAIVEALEAAGVAPERLRAVGLAATQPLEDNSTAEGRARNRRVEVVIHVE
- a CDS encoding FlgO family outer membrane protein, producing the protein MSLRSIFALTSVRLFRADVLAALCMTLLLTGCANLGNNAQPQEPEPDLSELAHEAAEQMVMNNPDLTRYSPMIAATFVSIDNLSQSSTFGRISSEIMASALAQQGMQVREVKMRDSMFIEESVGELILSRQVQRLSSQHNARSILMGTYAQGQDYLYVSVRVVRAGDAMVLGSADFQLPLDNNMRSLLEAQGGW